attcATTTTCTTATATAAATATCTTGAAACTTGTTTGctactttcataaaacacttcAAAATTTAAACTAACAATACTGAAACAGAGCCATCAAGGTTACAAGTAATCATCCTCCAACTCCAAGGATCAACAGAATTACTATCCTAATTCTCCAGAACATTGTGAGGATCATTCAATTCATTTTTTATCGCCATCAAAGCTAGAACTGTTCAGtgaaaaaaaacagaaagaaggGTAAGAACTAAAACCTCCCATCAATTAATTCACTTGAGAATATGCCACTATGTAATAGGTAATTAGGAAGTACTTAAGAGTTAAGATTCTCAAggcaaaaaagaaaaggaaataacAAGTCACAGAATAGCATCATCATCAAATTTTCAGCTATCATTCCTAGTAATTTCCAGCATAATTAACTTGACCAAAGATCAAAATGAAAAAGGGAAGCGcggaagaaaattaaagaaaaggttAACCTTCATAGTTTATGCCagaaggagaaagaacagcagcagaAATCTCCATCATGGCATCATCAACAGAAGAAGTGAACATAACAGCCATGAAACAAATCTGCTTTGTTCCATGCTGTATTCTCAATTCAGTAACAATTTCTTCCTCCACACACAACAAAAAAAACCACACAGATTACAAATTTTTTAACTATATGGACTTATTTGAAAATTGGTTACTATCCAAACCAAATATTATTCTATCGTATATATGCAGGAGGATTTAAGTAGAGACAAGCTTACCTTGGTTAGCTTTATCATCAGTAACAAAATTTGCCTTTCTTCTGATGGCTTTATCATCAATAGAAAAATTACAGGTGATTCATTAGTAAGACATATGAAATAGAAGAATTGCAACTAATAGAGCTCTACGCAGATCACTAAGTTCAGCCCTTGTAAAGCATAATCCATAATCGTATTCTCTTAGAAGAATCACTATCACACTACAGCAAGAAgcagcagcaaaagaaaaaagatagtgcagtgaaaaaggaaacaccaaaaattgaaaaaccaTGAGGAAAAACgtttcaacatcaaattttaaatcaaactaaatactaaaattagaaaaaacaaatataactaaacctaatctaatcaaaacctaaaaatccactaatcagaaaacaaatctaactaaactaattactaaaatcaaactaacaaaacaaaattaattgaacttaacagaaattaaaagaattttaaaaccAAAACATGGAAGCATTGACTGGAGGAGATGATGGCTGCGGCACTGAGAAGATATGCGAACCAGAACTGAGTGGGGATAAAAGGAGAGAGAGGCGCAGCAGCGATGGGGATAGACGCTGCTACAGGTGGCGCCAGCATGCTGGAGCTCACCTGAGACGAAGAGAACAGGAGCTTGAGCTTAATTTGTTCTGTGAACGAGAAAGAACGAGAGAGACAGGGGCTGTGTTCCACTAGTTCAGCGtttaaaagagaggagaagaaggagaaggtagcTGCGGTGGTTAGGGTGGTGGCGGTGGCGCTGTGAGtgaggaaaggagaagaagaagctcgTGCGACGGAGAAGCTCGTTGAAGGAGAGAGGAACAACTCGTTTGATTTGTGATTTTTTGTGTGTGACAGGAGCTCGATAGGGTGGGGGTGaaattatgtttaaattaaaattttttgacggaaaattttaaattacagacggattttttatttgtaataatttaataaaatgcagtattttttatttaattacagacgaattttccgtctgtaaccatttcccacaaaaaattaatttttgcaacAGAATTATCAACGGATTcttttttctgtctgtaatttatgttaatttattttttatttttcgacaaaaaatccctctgaaattctatctgtattttcgtgggataaaatccgtcaaaaatatccatctgtaataactaattttttagtaGTGATAAGTGTAGATGCACAAACTATAAAGagctaaacattattaaaatgcaTTTGTGGGAAAAAGGAGTTTATGCTAAATTATTGGATTTGGATAGAATATAGAGAGATTGACGACATAGAGATTAATCAGACATGATTAATTAGAGAGGATGGTAACATAATTTAAGTGACATTAGATCTTATTTAATAGACAtctatttatgtaaaaaaaaattattttgtattttatgtaAAATAGAAGAAGCAGTTGGGCCATACATCAACTCACGAAAAAGTCTTTAAGAAAATTTACACACTTAAAAGTGACAAATTTAAATGGGTAAACAAACATTCTCAAAATACTCATgtgaaatataatataaatattaaattattaattaattaaatgttaTATAATGTATATATCTTAGACACCTACCACCTTACTACGTCCCTGCTGATCTCAATAATCTCATCTTTATTAActtacaactagaaaatggattaatacagaaagatttacagacagatttagtctttattacagacggatttttggttaccgatgaaattatcgacggattttgttcctctgtaaaagccccgtcggaaattatttacccaCGAATTTTTTTCCATCGAAaaattacagatggatttttaccaattaccgacgaattttccctctgtaaattttctatccatttcccaaaggcgacgaactttccgacggattttccatttgtaattacagacggattttccgacggatttttacAGACATATTTTCCGACGAATTTTCTATCTGTAATTACAGCCAGATTTTCCGTcaaattttctgtctgtaatttgaaccttggaaaatcatctcacactATGATTACAGatagaaaatctgtctgtaaatctgtcggtaaagtaaaatataaattttttttaaatttttccattgcaaaatgaatacttttggtttattttttaaatttcctcCATCAAACacattgtaaattaaaaaaagaggCCAAAAAtcatatagataaacataatattcaTTACATAATACCTATAAAATTGGATGTTATTTTTTAACATCATTGGCCAATATCTCACTATCTCAATTAAAAGATACCCAAAAAATAAATCATTGACAGAACTATAACTATTTACATTACTCATTGACACTACTAGTTCCTTCATTTTCAACAATTTAAACAAACAAGATTTTATATTGATCATATTCCTTTTAGATTGCATGATGGTGACTTGCTCAGAGCCATTGACAAATACACCTGCTGGATCTCCTTGTGGTTGTGTGTGGCCACTTCAAGTTAAACTCCACATCAGCATTGTAATATACAAGTTCTTCCCTTTGGTTTTCAAGCTAGCTGAGGGAATTGCAGCCAGTCTTTTGTTGAGTCGCAACCAGGTTCGCATTGTTGGAGCTAATGCAGCAAATCATCAACTAGAGAAAACCACTGTTCTCTTAAATTTGGTGCCTCAAGGAGTTAAGTTTGATGATACAACAACATTCTTGATATACAAGAAATTCTGGCACAAAGAAATTCTCACTGATGCTTCCCTTTTTGGCACAAGAAATTCTGGCACAAAGAAAATCTAATGGCTTATTCAACCAGAAAAAGAATATATTTCAAGGTACCTAATTACTTTCATGGCTTATAAGGCAACTCGCGAAATCTTAAAAACCAGATCCTTGTGACATTGATTAATGGAAATACTGAGATAATATTCtatatattctatttattttaatcagCAAAGGGAAGAAAACACAGTTTGTATTGACACAGCTCTCTTCTTTATTTATAGAGTTTGCTGATATAGAAGCTGTCACAAAGCAGAGTTTCAAAAATTCATCCTTCTAAATAGTCTTCACACACACATCACAACTATACTAATATTTGGCAACTGAATTTGCCTTTCAATTGAAGGGCGCAATATAGATTTACCTCAACAAGGACCTTTGCCTTCTTTGACTTTAGCTTGGACAAAATAGCTTCATCTACTAAGAAATTGCCTTCTCAATCATCTCTGCTCCAATAAATTTTGTGATTCCAACAGTAGTAGCCATGTTTGATGTTTCTTCTCTGCTTTGCTTGCTTGGTTTCTTCAATTTCATCTTTCTTAGAAGTTAGAACCCTAGTTTCATTCAAAACAGTAGAATTCATCTAATGTTCACATGGCATTTGTTAATGAGACTATGTGATATTATAAGTCAGAAGAAGAATGAGGGAATTGGCCTAGAAAACACTTGCTTCTTAGAGTAAAAAACTATATACTCACCAAATGCTTATGCCATGTCATTCCTAAGAGGCCATCTCTGTCAGTGAATGCACGTTCAGCCATCATAAGTCTATCATTCATATCTCTCACTTTCATTTGGTACTTCTTCCATGTTCTCCAACCTTTACTTGCTTCTATTTcctgaacaaaaagaaaaacaaaagaaaagaaaagaaaacacttTATTATATGATAGCTGTTATTTTAAGAACTTGTGTTTGTTTTAAGTTTAAACTTGGCCAAATGATACCTTTCTCTGGTCATTTATCTTGATTGCTGCTTTCTCAAGCTCCTTGATTGACTTCAATATAGGAGACAAATTCATGTCTTTATTTGAAATCTCATCTTCCAAGTTCTTCACATTAAGCTGTGATTCAAACATTTTGGTCTCATGAATATCTTTATAAAATTCAGTTACAACGATCCTTATCTCATAATGTGAGGTCGGCTAGCCATAATGCTACTAGACCACTAGACCCCAAACACTTGCAGCTGTTTTCCACAACAGAACCAATTGTCATTCAAGTGAATTAAGTATATGTAGTTACAGTTTCTCTTGTGGTTTCTATAGTTCCTTTACCTATTCTTTCGCCTAACGTATGAAATGACATAGATCCTGTTACCACTTGTTAGGATTTGATTCGATTCAATGCGGAGAAAAATTCTCGTATCAAATAAGGTCATGAAGTGTCAAACATGATAACAAAACTTTCCCATTTGTAACACtgtgtatatattgtgaatatacTAATTGCGAAAAAGTTAACATATTTTAACCTGTAGTTGTATATGTAATTATTAAATTCTTAACTCTTCAAGAAACATTTTGATATCATTAGAGTTAACTGAGATGGAGTTTAATGTGACATAAACtgaaaaaggaaattgaatgCCACCAACCTGCAACATGCCTATGAAACATAGGATCTCCAAATTTTTGCATCCAGATGAAATCATCATACAGTGAGTGGTATACTggataatctgcagaattcacaaagAAACAAAGCTTGAGAATACAtttcaaaaggaaagaaaaatcaaaTGGTTGTAGAAGACAGGGAGAACGCACGGCATAACCATAGCCCCTAGGAGTGAAATCGCGAGACCAGTAGCACCGCTTCCTTTTAGTTCTGGCACAAAAAGACCCTTCAGAACTTCTTTAGCAATAGGTTTTGCATATCCAAGCTCAGCAAAAAAGCATGCAGCAATTGTAAATACTAGAAATGCGATCAAGAATTCAAGTTTTCTAACCTGTTTCAATAATAACATAAAAACGAGCTCATATTGTTGTTATATAGATAGATAGTACCTAATATAACATGCAATGATGACCATAAATTTGTTCAGGATACAAAAAATAATTCCCTGTCGTATAATAGCAGAGAAGAATGGAACACAGAAAATTACCCCATATTGCTGTAAAGCTAAGAGGATCAATGTACTGAGTCCTGTCAGAAGAACACCAATCCAAACAGGTATGTTGAAAAGCATGCTCAATGCAAAGGCTGTCCCAATTACTGCACATGTAGAGTGAGAGATCAAGATTTCAAAACATGGAAATATATGGTTGCCAATCATGGATCTAACTTTTATGTTGGTGGTTGTGCATGTTTTAAAGTCATGGACTCTGTTGTATCCTATAAAATATGGTAATTATACAAATAAATGAGATAAAAGAGAATTGCTAGATGAATCTAAATACCTTCAGGAATGTTACAGGCGACTATGGCAATTTCAGCAATAAACCAAAGAATAAAGTTGGTAGCCCAAGGATATTCATTTCTACAATGCTCTGCTAAGTGCTTTCCTGCAAGCAGTAGAGAGTGAACAAAAAACAAGAGAAAATTGCTAGTTGCTTGCGTACTTGAAAAGTATCTATAAAATGAAATTGATTTAAGTACCAGTGACAACCCCAAGATTGGCTGCCATGGACTGAATTAATAGAGCAGTGCAGGATGCCACCAATGTGATCCAAAGTAGCTGATAAAACAAATGTGAAAAGGAAATGAAGGATAATTTTGACCAACCAAAAATGCAGTCTCATTATACGACCTTAGAACAGTAACCACAGCCAAATCAACGATATCAATGACTCCAGAAGCCTCCAATTTTCTAGATTCAGGCCAAATAAAATGCAGAATTTTCACTACTCAGCAATAATTCAGCAAAGCTAGCAGCAGAAAATTCAATAATCACATATCTCCAATTTTAGAATTCAGATTCAGAATATAAAATTGCAAAATTAGAGTCTACAACAGCAAAAGCTTCAAAATCAGCAAGGAATCCAAAACTTACAGAAGAAGTTCACAtcaaaggagaagaaggagactCATCAGATTTCAATTTTACATTTTAACCTCAACAACAAACAAAATCAACAGAGCTGGCAGATCGAGCAATAATTCTGCATTCGTCTTTGTCTATTTATgtagaaaacgaagaagaagcaacagattTGGCTGAATAAGAAGAATTagcttttaattttgaatttcaaccAGTATAATCAAGAGCAATTTCAGTTCGAGTAGGATTCCAAAATTCAATTCCAAAACTGCAATCAAAATTAGCTCTCATTCTAGAACACACAAGAGAAGAACACCTGGATCTACATTTGGCGCATTTGAAGGAAACGGCTTGGGCCGAACTGAGGAAGAAGTTGCCATCCCGGGCGGCGGAGTAGCAGCGGAGGAGTTGAATCGCCCACCACCAAAGCCACCTTACTCGTTTACAAAGGCTGTGGTTGGCTGGGCGACAGACAGCGACGCCGTCGCAAAGTTGGAGGGAGATGACACCGTGCATGAAGGAGGCGGATGGGCCTAGAGCAGTGAGAACGACGACGACGCGACTACCTCCGCGACCACCAGAGGCAGAGATCTTCCCTGAAGGATGAATGCAGTGATTCCTGAACCGGTGGATGAGGTTAACCAGCGAATGGCCGTTGCTGAGTTCAGTGATGAGATTGTGCGACGCGAGCGGCGGCAACAGCGGTGAAAGAAGCTCGTGGACGGATAGAGGAAGAAGCTCTTCACTAGCGTGGAGGGTGAATGGAGCTCGAGAGACTAGGGTGTAAGTTAGGGTTAGCTCAATGTTTTCGACAGAAAATTTTAAGTTACAGACGAATTTTTttatctgtaataatttaataaaatgcagtattttgtctatttaattatctgtctgtaactattttttatggaaaaaaattaattttaccgaTAAAATTATCGacgaattttattttttgtctgtaatttatgctaatttatttttttccgcAAAAAAATTCCTCTGAAATTCTATCTGTATTTCTGTGAGATAAAATCTGTCAGAAATATGCgtctataataactaattttctagtagtgacTGATTATTAATAATATCCATCTATCAAATCAAGTCAAGTACGAACAACATATTATAAACTTATTATAAACTAATGATTATGGATCTCACATAATTAGTGGATTGATTTGAGATTGGAGAGCAAGAAGTGAAAAAAAATGGTAAAAGaatatttaattaaatgagtAGAGAGATGATTGACATCAAAGAAAGAGAAGGTAATTGATTTCGTATCCCATAATAAAACCTATCTTCTTCTGAATTTGATGTAGTTTTTGTTTCAGCGAATTGTATTTAATATATGCATAGAAATATACATATTTATGGTTTATCTCATGCTGTATTGTACTAAAtctaaattgataataaaaatatttaaataattttttagtagatataatataatttattcagTTTAATCATTTTATCTCTcattcaataaatatttttagattgaAATCATCAAGTCAAAATTACCATATTGTTGTGAAATAGTATACTATATTGTTTGAAGATTGAtttatataattgatataatCATTGTGCAACAAgagaagtttataaaaaaaatggtaGAAGTTCGAGCCCAACATGCCGAGGCTCGAGCACAGAAAATGGAGTTACTACTATAAGATcccgaatttttaaaaattattaataaattatttatgatctattatatttatttaaaattatatttttagaaatttttcataTAAGTTAAgtaatttcttatttattttttagagttcttataattgaaaaatagtgaatatttttatatgccttaattttaaatatttagatttttaatcttattttataaataaagaagaattaatctaattatcattaattttcaTTGAATTAGTATTTATTCGAAAATAAATTTCAACTTGATAATAAAATGGTATTTCAAAGATGATTATTacatatttaatttgaatttagattattactctatactttatttttattaaaaactactACCTTATCTTAATCCCTAAAATTCCTAATTTCATTACACAACACAAATCCTAATTTACCTTCATTAACCTAAACTCTAACCCACTCACCTCTACCACCCCACACCCCACACCCCACACTCCACACCCTACACAGACACAACACACAAAACACACTCACACACAAACCAacccaacacacacacacacacacggttcctgtaaggaaagaaagaaaagaaaagaaaaaagaaagaaggagaagggagaagaaggagaTCCGAGAAAGGAAAGGAGTGCCGGTGGAAAGGGAAGATGCGCCGGTGCTGGTGGGCCGCGCCACCGCTGTCGCTGTGCCCTGCCTACTTGATGCCGTCGCTGCTGTCCGCGAGGTTGTCTCCGTCACGAATCAGAAttgaggtgagagagagagactgACGGGAGGGCGTTGATGAACGGACTTTTGCTagtaaaaaatttcataaaaatagccacgttgtaagtatagtttttaaaccaacaaaaattctttcgtacaaaagttttggttgtcacttaagcaaacccaataaaatttataaccgaagtatttaaacctcgggtcatctctcaaggaattgtagagaagtatgatttattattggttatggaaaaagtatctttgttttgggtttttgaaataaggaacaagtaatttaaatgacgagaaaaataatttattaattagaaaatctcttgatAGGGTATGAGAAAtgaaaatcccatcctagttatccttatcaggtgtgatgagcattgtttattgctcccacttagttaacccttactaaataaagaaaagtcaagtggaccaatcaacttgattcctcaagtcctagtcaactcctatggaaagactagctttagagggatccaaatcaatcagcaaactccaattttcaatcaacagccgagtttgacaactcaagtgtcaccaattactcaaccaaagccaaaagagaaaaaatccaaattatttatataataaatagaagaaagcaatcataaatctaaaatacctcaatgtgtattaaataagaaaatcaaatctaacatggagtttataagccaatttggcaacataagtaattaacaagagaaatagataaatcaaagtactagaataaataaagtagaagagaaattaaattaaaggaacattgaacctggaatgaagaaataatcctaaaactaagagaaatcctaatcctaaaacctaagagagaggagagagcctctctctctagaaaaactacatctaaaactaaaattgtgaataatgaatgttgtgtcTATGttctctccttgaatggatgcattctcccactttatagcctctaatctatgttttatgggcttggatttgggccgaaaaggagTCCAGAAATCACTGGGGACATTTTCagcaactttctgcacgtggtgtccgtcacgcgtgcgcgtgggtcacgcgtacgcgtcgctcgtgctttgcgctaggcatgcgttcgcatcatccacgcatgcgcgtcgcttgGGTTCTGCGCaagtcatgcatacgcgtcgtctatgcgtgcgcgtcgctgccatttctgtcaaaacttcattttcgcacgttccttccacttttgcatgtttcctttctattctctaagccattcctgaccTATAAAGCCTGAATACACTCAAcatacatatcacggcatcgaatggtaataaaaaggtattaaacataaaaaatttagggccaaagaaacatgttttcaatcatagaacaaattcagggaagggattgtaaaaccatgcaaataatatgaataagtgtgagactagtggataaaatccacttaattaagcacaagatgtaccacgaaatagtggtgcatcaagcaTGCACACAAGAAGGGGGGAAGGCATCACGAGGAGCGTCATGCTACCGCTGCTGTCCGTGCCGTCGCCATCGCTGTTGGTCCACCTTGGAGTCGCCGTTGAAGTTGAGCcacagagagagagggttcgcgAGTGAGAGAGGGCTGCGGGGCTGGAACCACCGCATCCAGCCACTGTCGCTTGCTCCGTCACTGCTCCTAGAGGTGGGTGGCTGAACCTCTGCCGCCGGAGCTCCACGTCACCTCTGCCGCCCAAAACCCCGC
The sequence above is drawn from the Arachis hypogaea cultivar Tifrunner chromosome 4, arahy.Tifrunner.gnm2.J5K5, whole genome shotgun sequence genome and encodes:
- the LOC112794431 gene encoding probable glutamate carboxypeptidase LAMP1, translating into MFESQLNVKNLEDEISNKDMNLSPILKSIKELEKAAIKINDQRKEIEASKGWRTWKKYQMKVRDMNDRLMMAERAFTDRDGLLGMTWHKHLGSNF